The Nitrospinaceae bacterium sequence GAGCGACATCCACATCGCTCTCGCCGCCGGGCGTCGTGATGAGTTCGGCACCATAGGCGCGAATCATTTTTTTCCGCTCGGCGCTCATCATCTCAGGCATGACGATAATGCAGCCGTAGTCCTTGACTGCCGCCGCCGCCGCACATGCTATTCCCGCGTTGCCGGAGGAGCACTCCAGGATTATTTTCCCTTCGCGCAAGTCGCCCCGCTCCTCAGCCCGGCAAATCATCTGTGCATAAATTCGGTCCTTCAAACTGCCCGTGGGCGAAAACCACTCGACTTTGGCAAAAACATCCGGCTTCACGTCCCGTGCCACCCGGCCGAGTTTGACCAGGGGGGTAAAACCCACAGCCTCGAAAATATTTTCGCTATATGTGCTTAATGAACCCCATGCAAGTTCAGCCGTTTGCATCGGTCCCCTCCGTTAGATAAAGCCGTCCAGCGGAAGCGATGATCAAATACCTTTTAAGCGAGGCACAATTTCCTTCGCCAAAATATCGACTTGTTCCATTTCATATTTATAGGGGACAAAAATCAGGCGGTTCACACCGGTGGCGATGTGCACCTGGATCTGCTCCACGCACTCATCGGCCGTTCCCATGATGGCGCTTTGGGCGGTGGAATCGCTCCAGTCGGCATAGTCCCATTCCGTGTTCAGCCACTCGTTCATGGGCCCTTCCACTTCCGAGCGAGAGCCGCCAACCATAATGGGCAGCTGATTCGTACTCTCAAGAGAAGCGGGGTCCCGCCCGGCTTCCTCGGCAAAGCGGCAAACTTTCTCCCAAGAAGCCGTAAAACTTTCCGGCGTATAGAAATACGTGAGCCATCCGTCGCCCTTTTGGCCGGCCCGCTTCAGCACCCGGTCCACATAACCCCCGATGAGAATTTGCGGCCGCGGCTGTTGCACCGGCTTGGGAAACATGACGGAGTTTCTAAGGTTGTACTGTCCGTATTCGGCGCGAACCATGTCCTCCGTCCAGAGCCGGTTCATAATCTCGATGTTCTGATCCATGATGTTGCCGCGCTTCTCGAAGGGCACGCCGACGGCGTCAAACTCGCGCTTGTACCAGCCCGAGGCCATGCCGACGATGAGGCGTCCCTGCGATATCTGATCAATGCTGGAGAGCTGCTTTGCCAGGACCAAGGGGTTCCGGAGAGGTAGAACGAGAACCCCCGTGCCAAGTTTGATCTTATCAGTTCGCGCGGCCACCGCAGTCAACAGCGATAGCGATTCAATAATGGGAAAGTGAGGTTCCACGCCCAGCAAAATATGATCCCACACCCAAAGCGACTCGAAACCCAAAGTCTCCATCTTTACGCCGTATTCGATCAGCGCCTGGGCATCAGGAAGTTCGGGAAATGCGGTGAAGTTCCGCATCGCAATTCCGATTTTCACTTCTTTGTCCACCATGAATTTCTACCTCATTTCCGCGCCGCACCAATCCATGATGGAAAGCGCAAGCGTTTTCGTCGCATCGATGACGTCGTCCACCGCGACCCATTCGTTATTGGCATGCATCTGCGTAGTGGGGCCAGGCCCGAAAATGACCGTGGGAATATTGGCAAATCCATTTAGAAAACGGGTATCCGCCGCGCCCTGGCGCCCGGATATTTCAGGCGTCTTACCCGATACTTCCTCGTAGCATCCGGCAACTGTCTTGACGATGGGATGGTCACGGTCCACGGCGGCGGACTCAGCGTAGTAGCCCACGAACTTGACCTCGGGCGGATGATCCTTCATCCACGGATCGCCCTGAGCGGCTTCGGCCACTTGATCGACTAGGCTTTGCTTGGCCGCATCGTGATCCTCGCCCGGCACCGTGGCGAGGCTGCCTTTTAATAGGCAGGTGTCCGGGAACGCACTCGGGAAACTGCCCGCCTCCATCGACCCCACCATGCAGGGAATCGCGTCTATGATATTGGGATATAGGGGATGCGAAACTGTTTCGAGACGCTTTTTCTCCAGGTCCGCCACTGCCTGGACGATCTTGTACCCCAGATCGATGGCATTTATGCCCTCGTAGCGGCGCTGAATTCCCGCCGCTTTTCCCCTGACGAGAATCTCGAACCAGATGCGCCCGATACAACCGGGTTGAACCGCGTTTTCACTCGTCTCGCAGCAAATTCCCGCGTCCGCCGTATATCCGCGCAGTATGGTGTCCAGCGTTCCGTGGCCGCTCAATTCCTCATCCACAACAAAATCCAAGATGACATCGCCCTTGGGCCTGAGACCTGCGTCCAAGAAACATTTCGCCGCCATGATGATGGCGGCAACGCCGCTTTTCATATCAGAGGACCCGCGGCCATATAATCGGCCATCAACCACATCCGCCGAAAGCGGACCGTGCTCCCAGGCATCGGGCGGGCCGTTCGGCACGGTGTCGGTGTGCCCGTTTAAAAGAAGAGATTTCCCCCCGCCCGACCCCTTCAACACACTGACAACGTTGGGCCGCCCCTCGTAGCCTCTGGTAACGGGCACGTACTCGGGATGTTTTTTGAGCGCCTCCCAGTCGGATTCCCAGACATCGGGCTCAAGCCCCATATCGCGCAAATAACCCGCGATATAATTTTGGATCTCACCCTCATCGCCCGTAACACTCGGTATGCGAACGAGGGTGATCAAGAGTTCGACGATTTCCTCGCGCTGCGAGTCCACTTCGTCGAGAATCTTTTGTCTGATTTCATCGGTCATGGCTGTTCCCTGGCTCATGGCTGCCCCTAAAAAAATAGGCTCAGGCCGTATAAACTTTGTCGGGGTCAAGATGGCGAAGAGCCGCCAACTCTTCATCGGTGGGCAATTCGGTAACGCCCACGTCCGGCCCGATAATGAGTTCAAATCCGGTATTTTCCTGAACTTTCTCCGCAGTAACGCCGGGATGAAGATCGAGGACTTTCATCCGTCCCGTCTCCTCATCGAAGCTCAGCTCCGCGAGGTCGGTCACCACCCGGTGCATACCGCCCGCAACCAGCCCCGAATCTTTACGGCTAGTCCCGCCTTTCAAATATCCGGGGCTTGTCACGAAGTCCACGCTCTCCACAAAGCGGCGTTTTTCCTGGGGCATGGCGACGATCATTTTCGTAAGACTTGCAATATCGTTGCCGCCGCCCGTGCCGGGCAGCCTGACAGTAGGCTCATCAACAGAGCCGATAAGCGAGCTATTTAGATTTCCGTATTGATCAATCTGTGCGCCGCCCATGAAACCCACATCCACATATCCACGCTGCAAAAGGAGTAAAACTTCCGTAATGCTGACCAGCATATTGGCCTTCCGGGTGCATCGCTGCTCATTCGTCGTGGGCGGTAATTCGCCCGGAACCACATGAGGTCCGATGGTGCCCCCTTCGAACAAAATCGTAACTCCGGGCGCGTGCATGCGCTGGGCCAACGTAGCGGCCAGGAGCGGGATGCCCACCCCGGCGAAAACGACCTGGCCATCTTCTAGTGCGCGAGCGCTCATCACACACAAAAGCTCGGATGCCGTGCAGTTTCTCGTCTCAGTCGTCATAGATGCTCCTCCCCCTCCGGGACGCATCCAGCAAGTTCCCTACCCCGATAAGCTCCAGATATTCTGTCCAGTTTTTAGGCCCGTAGTAAAATTTTTCGAGATACTCATTCGCGCCCGCAACAGGGTCCTTTCGCGTGAGCTCGGCGTAATAGTCCATGTGGGAAAACAGGGGCTCATAGAGGCCGTAGCACTCATGCGGGGCGCTGCCGTAAGGAGTCTCCACAACGGCATCGACGGTGAAAAACGGAATTTTCGTTTGATCCGGCGCCCGGCGGATTTGATCGTTCGAGATAATCCGCTCGGTTGTGATGATGACACGGTTGGTCGCCATCGCCATGTCGATGTCCATGAAAGTAAGACCGTCGAGCTGCGCGTTTCCGAAAGCATCGCAACGTTGGACATGAATGAGCGCGACGTCGGGATTCAGCGCAGGCACCAACATGATTTTCTCGCCCGTGAATGGGCAATCGATTTCCTTCAAATTGTCGAGTTGGCCAGCAACATCAGAGCCCATCATCGATCGCATGGGCATGAACGGGACGCCCATCGCGCCCGCCCGGTAGCGGAGTCCGATGGACATGTGACTCCACTCCTCAAAGCGCGCCAATTTGTTTTCGGTGAAATGGCGCATGACGCGCGAAACACCCCATACAATTCCTTGACTGAACCAGCTCGTGAGTATGTGGTTACCGATGCCCGAAGCGAAGATGAGGTCTCCCTCAGTTGAGACAATACTCCGGGAAAAGGACAGCTTTTTTTTCTTCGCGCGGATAAGCGCCCATAACATGGCAGTAGAAGTGCGTGAGGCCGTCGAGCCGCCTAATGCAACGTGGTCGCCGTTGTTCACATAACTGCAGGCTTCCTCGAGCGACATCACCTTCTCCCTCAGGCTTCTGTCGCGCGATTGGGTCTGCTCTCGAAGATTAAGATAGCTTTGCGTCAATCTTTTTTCTCCATTTATCGTGGATAAGCACCAGTTCCCTAAGAAAAGGGAGAAATATTAATAAAGTGGGGCAATAATTCCAGCTATAAAATGTGTGTGGCATTTGCAAAAATTGGTATGCTACAAAGATAAGCGTCCCGCAGAGTGAGCACAACGCCAAAAAGTCAAATCATAATCATTGATTTTTTTAATGATTCCAAGATAATATGCCATCTCTATGGGGCGGGATTCCGATCCAAAATACATCTATTTATCTGTTTGTCTTAAAATGGCTTGAATAAATTTCCCCTAAATTAAAGCAGAATTATTTGAGGGCAAATACCATGATGAATTTACGGCAACTCGAGTATTTTTATTATGTGGCCAAATATGGTGGGTTTACTCATGCCGCAAGACAACTTTCCTTCCCTATTCAACAACCAGCCCTTAGCATCCGGGTAAAAGCGCTCGAGGATAATCTGCAAATTAAGCTATACCGGATTGTGGGCCGAAGGTTTCAGCTTACGCCCAGCGGCGAATATCTCTTTAATGGGCTCAAACCCTTTTTCGAATCCCTCGACACACTGGAGCGCCACCTCCGAGGCGAAACCCACGGTCGGCTCGTCGTCGCCGAGGCCGCACCGATGCTAATTTTGAAAGACCATCGAAAAGCATTGCTAACATTTCGCGAGCGTTACCCGGATGTACAAATTTCAGTACTTGAAAGAAAATGGACTGACCTTCTTCAATTGGTTTCGGATGGTACTGTCGATTTCGCTTTTGGCTCATCGCCGGAAGTGCACGGAAGCTTTTCCTTTGAAGAATGGACTGACACAGACTATTTGCTCCTATGTCCACCGGGTCATCCTTTAAGCCAGGGGACCAATATAACCCTGCCTGAAATTTCACAACATCCATTAGTCCTTCTAGAGAAAGGCACTGCGGACAGGCAACACATCGAGGGGGTCTTCTCGCAGGAATATTTAAGCGCTAATGTTATCCTTGAAACATCATCTTATTCCCTGATTAACGATGCGGTGGTGAACGGCGCGGGCGTAGCCATCGTAAATGCCCTCTGGCCACGACCCGAATCGAAGGATGGATGGCATGCCGTAAACGCCTCCCATCTATTTGGAAAAAAGCGCATCGGCCTTTTTCGCCGCACTAACGTCCACCTTCCTCCCTACGCAAACGATTACCTCGCTATGCTTCGCAAAACACTGCATACGAGCCAGAAAAATAATTTAGAACGTATGCTCCTCTAATACGCTATCCCTGTGCACAGCAATAATAGGACCTGTGCATGGCGAATTACTAATTCGCCCAATTCCGGGGGAATACACCAGGATCTTTTCTTCCTTAAAATTCCCCCGATTACTTCTGATTTATCCCCATTTTGCCAATTTCAGCACTTGACTCTTTCCGTCCAGGAAGCGTCCATGTGGCTGAAAGGAGAATCTCGATATGATCCAGATTTCAGAGGAAATCGCCGCCCTGGCCGAATGGACAATTAAAAAGTTCCGCGCGAAATGGCACGAAATCTACGGCTCCCCGCCTCCCCCCAAGATGAGCCGCGACCTTCTCACCCGGGCTGTGGCCCATCATCTTCAGGAAGCTTCATATGGGGGCATAGACCGGAAAACGGCGAGGAGGCTCCGCTCGCTCGTGGAAGGCTTTGGTAAGGGAAGAAAGGCTACACCACTTCCGCCTTCCGCGCCAAAGCCAGGGACTCGGTATGTCCGCGAGTGGCACGGAAAGACCTACAGCGTGACCGCTCTTGATAACGGCTTCGAATTTAACGGAAGCCGTTATCCATCCCTTTCCCGGATAGCCCGGGAGATCACGGGCGCCCGCTGGTCAGGGCCAAGGTTTTTTGGCCTGAGCGGAAGCGAGGCCCGCCATGAATAAATCCTCATCTCCAAAAACCAGGAAGAAACTCATCTGCGCGATTTACACCCGCAAATCACACGAGGAAGGCCTGGATAGTGATTTCAATTCACTCGACGCCCAGCGGGAGGCCTGTGAGGCTTTCATCACAAGCCAGAGGCATGAGGGTTGGAAACTTATGCCCGGGCGCTACGATGACGGCGGCTACTCGGGCGGGACGATGGAGCGCCCGGGGCTCCAGAAAATCCTTTCAGATATCGGGGAAGAAAAGATCGACATCGTTGTCGTCTACAAGGTGGATAGGCTTACCCGGTCGCTCAATGATTTTTCGAAGATGGTGGAACTATTTGATAACAGGCAAGTCTCCTTCGTCTCGGTGACACAAGCTTTCAACACAACCACTTCGATGGGAAGACTCACGCTCAATGTCTTACTCTCATTTGCCCAGTTCGAGCGAGAAGTCACCGGGGAACGGATCAGGGACAAAATTGCGGCCTCAAAGAAAAAAGGGATGTGGATGGGGGGGCTCTCCCCTCTTGGATACAATTCGGCGGATAAAAAGATTTTAATTAATCCCGATGAAGCCGAAACTGTTCGCTATATCTTCAATGCCTACCTCAGGCTTGGCTCCGTTCGAAAGCTAAAAAACGATCTCGACATCAGGGGAATCGTCAGCAAGAAAAGAATTTCTAAAAGCGGAAAGCTCCTGGGTGGCAATCCTATCGCCCGAGGGGCGCTCTACAAGATCCTCAATAACCCGGTGTACCTGGGCGAAATCCGCCATAAGGAAAATCGCTATCTGGGCGAGCATGAAGCCATCTTGGACCAGGCGCTCTGGGAGAAGGTACAGGCCCTGCTCAAGGAAAACGAGGTTATCAAGAAGAGCGGAGCCAAAACAAAAAACACCAGCCTTCTTGCAGGGCTTTTATGGGATGAACGAGGAGAGCGTCTGTCGCCAAGCCACGCCGTCAAAAAAGAAAAGCGCTACCGCTACTATGTCTCAAGGTCACTTTTTACAAAGAACAGGGATGATGGAGGCTTTCGAATACCAGCAAACGATATCGAGCAGATCGTCATCCGAAAAGTTTGGGATTTTTTAGGGAGTCGCCCTCAAGTGTTTGAGGCCATAGAGGCGCTCTCCCTCAAGGGAACCGAGCAAAAGAGAATTTTAGGGTTGGCCACATCTCTCGCCAAAAAGTGGCATGGATTATCAAAGACAAAAGTTCGCTCCATACTCTTGACCATTATCCCCCGAATCGAGATCCATCCTGACCGAATCGACATCCATCTCTCTCCTGCTCGGCTCGTTAAAGTTTTTGAAGATGGGCACGAAAACATCCCTCCGGCACACGAAGAATCAGAGGAGAGTTCTCCTCTAGTCCTCTCGGTTCCCGCTAACCTCAAGAGACGGGGAATTGAGATGAAAATGATCGTGGAGACCGAGAATGAAAAACCGAGAGTACCCGACCCTGCCCTGGTCAATCTTATTGTCCGGGCACACGCCATGAAGAAAATGCTCGTTGCGGGAGGGGGCCTTAGTCTCTGGCAAATCGCCAGACGAGAACAAATGGATCGATCCTATCTCACCCGGCTCATCAGGCTGACCTTCCTGGCACCCGATATCACGAAGGCCATTTTAGAAGGGAGTCAGCCTCCTGACTTAACAACATCACGCCTGATCAAAAGAAAACTCCTACCCGTGGACTGGCAGGAACAACGAGCGGAATTCGGATTTTAAAAATATGAAAATGTAGTCGCAACTCAACGAACCCTCATTTCTGAGGGTCTATAGCGAATCCTTCCTGAAAATCTCAAGAGTGTGCAATGTACAATCGAGAAGAGACCCTCCCATGTGCGACCCCCAAACAGGCCAGCAGAGACTTTTGGAGGGTAAGGGCCAAACTCTGGGATAATTCCGTCTCTCTGCCACAGAAGGGAGAGACCGAAAACCAAAAAGCCCCGAACCGTGGGGGATTCGGGGCCTAAAGGTATTAGGTGCTGCGTATATAAAAATTACAATGACTGCGTGGTGGAGCTGAGGGGGATCGAACCCCTGACCTCACTGCCTAGCACGGAGTCTGCGAAGAACAAATTACAACTTTTCAATATTTTATGGGATTTTCCCCAAAACATTCAGCGAAATTTGAATTTTTAACCCTTCCAGCTAATTGGGTGGAAACGGATGGACAAATGTAGGAAAGATACGCTAAGTTGTTATCGGATGGAAATGGATGGGAAAATGGATACCATGATAAATTCATCATCACTTCAGATCACACACGAGATTTTGGCTCTCATCGCTGAAATCGATGAGTTCAAAGGTACGTGGCGTGCCATCGGCCGAATCGCACCTGAGCGGCTCTCAAAATTAAGGCGTGTGGCCACAATCGAAAGCATTGGCTCCTCGACACGCATAGAAGGATCGCAGCTGAGCAATCGCCAGGTGGAGCAACTTCTCTCCAATATTGAAATCAGGTCATTCTCCACACGGGACGAGCAAGAGGTCGCCGGTTACGCTGAAACCATGGACGGCGTATTTGAAAACTGGGAAGCGATCGACCTCACCGAAAACCACATCAAACAACTTCACCGCGACCTATTAAAATATTCAGACAAAGACGAGAGACATCGCGGCGAATACAAGACAATTCCAAATCATGTTGAAGCCTTTGGTCCGGACGGCGAGAGCTTGGGGATTTTATTCGATACGGCCTCGCCATTTGACACACCTCGTCTCATGACTGAATTGATAGGCTGGACTCATCAGAGCCTTGAGGAAAACTCACATCATCCAATTCTCGCCGCTGCGATCTTTACCGTTGTGTTCCTTGAAATTCATCCGTTTCAGGATGGCAATGGACGCCTCTCTCGAATTCTGACTACCATGCTTTTGCTTCGCGCCGGTTATTCTTATGTCCCCTATTCTTCGCTAGAGAGCGTGGTCGAAAAAAGCAAGGAATCCTATTATCTCGCCCTTCGCCAAACGCAGGGCACAATCAGATTGGACGAACCGGACTGGCAACCCTGGGTCCTTTACTTCCTCAAAGCTTTGGTACAGCAGAAGAATCAGCTTGAGAGAAAGATTGAGCGGGAGCGGATTTTGCTTGGGGATTTACCCGAACTCTCGATTCGAATCATGGAAATAGCCCGCGAGCATGGCCGCGTGACGATCAGCGAAGCAGGGAAAGTTACTGGCGTCAACAGAAACACGATAAAGGATCATGTCCGCTCTCTCGCGGAGAAGGGGCATCTAACAAGACATGGCGCCGGCCGCGGCACCTGGTACTCGTTTTCCTGAGGCGAGGAAACGGAACGTTGAGTTTTGAAGTCCAAAGGATTCCCCACTCCCCTCTTTTTTTACACCTTTTTTAATTTTCTGCCTGAAGATTTCCGCAGTATCCAAGATACAATCTGGCAGGGGCTCTCCCATGTGCGACCCAAAAACAGGCCAGTAGAGACGTTCGGGGGGCAGGGACTCAATCTCTTGGATATTGCCGTCTCTGCGCCGC is a genomic window containing:
- a CDS encoding 3-oxoadipate--succinyl-CoA transferase subunit B, with the translated sequence MTTETRNCTASELLCVMSARALEDGQVVFAGVGIPLLAATLAQRMHAPGVTILFEGGTIGPHVVPGELPPTTNEQRCTRKANMLVSITEVLLLLQRGYVDVGFMGGAQIDQYGNLNSSLIGSVDEPTVRLPGTGGGNDIASLTKMIVAMPQEKRRFVESVDFVTSPGYLKGGTSRKDSGLVAGGMHRVVTDLAELSFDEETGRMKVLDLHPGVTAEKVQENTGFELIIGPDVGVTELPTDEELAALRHLDPDKVYTA
- a CDS encoding TIGR03619 family F420-dependent LLM class oxidoreductase, producing MVDKEVKIGIAMRNFTAFPELPDAQALIEYGVKMETLGFESLWVWDHILLGVEPHFPIIESLSLLTAVAARTDKIKLGTGVLVLPLRNPLVLAKQLSSIDQISQGRLIVGMASGWYKREFDAVGVPFEKRGNIMDQNIEIMNRLWTEDMVRAEYGQYNLRNSVMFPKPVQQPRPQILIGGYVDRVLKRAGQKGDGWLTYFYTPESFTASWEKVCRFAEEAGRDPASLESTNQLPIMVGGSRSEVEGPMNEWLNTEWDYADWSDSTAQSAIMGTADECVEQIQVHIATGVNRLIFVPYKYEMEQVDILAKEIVPRLKGI
- a CDS encoding ArgE/DapE family deacylase, yielding MTDEIRQKILDEVDSQREEIVELLITLVRIPSVTGDEGEIQNYIAGYLRDMGLEPDVWESDWEALKKHPEYVPVTRGYEGRPNVVSVLKGSGGGKSLLLNGHTDTVPNGPPDAWEHGPLSADVVDGRLYGRGSSDMKSGVAAIIMAAKCFLDAGLRPKGDVILDFVVDEELSGHGTLDTILRGYTADAGICCETSENAVQPGCIGRIWFEILVRGKAAGIQRRYEGINAIDLGYKIVQAVADLEKKRLETVSHPLYPNIIDAIPCMVGSMEAGSFPSAFPDTCLLKGSLATVPGEDHDAAKQSLVDQVAEAAQGDPWMKDHPPEVKFVGYYAESAAVDRDHPIVKTVAGCYEEVSGKTPEISGRQGAADTRFLNGFANIPTVIFGPGPTTQMHANNEWVAVDDVIDATKTLALSIMDWCGAEMR
- a CDS encoding LysR family transcriptional regulator, translated to MMNLRQLEYFYYVAKYGGFTHAARQLSFPIQQPALSIRVKALEDNLQIKLYRIVGRRFQLTPSGEYLFNGLKPFFESLDTLERHLRGETHGRLVVAEAAPMLILKDHRKALLTFRERYPDVQISVLERKWTDLLQLVSDGTVDFAFGSSPEVHGSFSFEEWTDTDYLLLCPPGHPLSQGTNITLPEISQHPLVLLEKGTADRQHIEGVFSQEYLSANVILETSSYSLINDAVVNGAGVAIVNALWPRPESKDGWHAVNASHLFGKKRIGLFRRTNVHLPPYANDYLAMLRKTLHTSQKNNLERMLL
- a CDS encoding Fic family protein, producing MINSSSLQITHEILALIAEIDEFKGTWRAIGRIAPERLSKLRRVATIESIGSSTRIEGSQLSNRQVEQLLSNIEIRSFSTRDEQEVAGYAETMDGVFENWEAIDLTENHIKQLHRDLLKYSDKDERHRGEYKTIPNHVEAFGPDGESLGILFDTASPFDTPRLMTELIGWTHQSLEENSHHPILAAAIFTVVFLEIHPFQDGNGRLSRILTTMLLLRAGYSYVPYSSLESVVEKSKESYYLALRQTQGTIRLDEPDWQPWVLYFLKALVQQKNQLERKIERERILLGDLPELSIRIMEIAREHGRVTISEAGKVTGVNRNTIKDHVRSLAEKGHLTRHGAGRGTWYSFS
- a CDS encoding recombinase family protein is translated as MNKSSSPKTRKKLICAIYTRKSHEEGLDSDFNSLDAQREACEAFITSQRHEGWKLMPGRYDDGGYSGGTMERPGLQKILSDIGEEKIDIVVVYKVDRLTRSLNDFSKMVELFDNRQVSFVSVTQAFNTTTSMGRLTLNVLLSFAQFEREVTGERIRDKIAASKKKGMWMGGLSPLGYNSADKKILINPDEAETVRYIFNAYLRLGSVRKLKNDLDIRGIVSKKRISKSGKLLGGNPIARGALYKILNNPVYLGEIRHKENRYLGEHEAILDQALWEKVQALLKENEVIKKSGAKTKNTSLLAGLLWDERGERLSPSHAVKKEKRYRYYVSRSLFTKNRDDGGFRIPANDIEQIVIRKVWDFLGSRPQVFEAIEALSLKGTEQKRILGLATSLAKKWHGLSKTKVRSILLTIIPRIEIHPDRIDIHLSPARLVKVFEDGHENIPPAHEESEESSPLVLSVPANLKRRGIEMKMIVETENEKPRVPDPALVNLIVRAHAMKKMLVAGGGLSLWQIARREQMDRSYLTRLIRLTFLAPDITKAILEGSQPPDLTTSRLIKRKLLPVDWQEQRAEFGF
- a CDS encoding DUF2924 domain-containing protein — encoded protein: MIQISEEIAALAEWTIKKFRAKWHEIYGSPPPPKMSRDLLTRAVAHHLQEASYGGIDRKTARRLRSLVEGFGKGRKATPLPPSAPKPGTRYVREWHGKTYSVTALDNGFEFNGSRYPSLSRIAREITGARWSGPRFFGLSGSEARHE
- a CDS encoding CoA transferase subunit A gives rise to the protein MSLEEACSYVNNGDHVALGGSTASRTSTAMLWALIRAKKKKLSFSRSIVSTEGDLIFASGIGNHILTSWFSQGIVWGVSRVMRHFTENKLARFEEWSHMSIGLRYRAGAMGVPFMPMRSMMGSDVAGQLDNLKEIDCPFTGEKIMLVPALNPDVALIHVQRCDAFGNAQLDGLTFMDIDMAMATNRVIITTERIISNDQIRRAPDQTKIPFFTVDAVVETPYGSAPHECYGLYEPLFSHMDYYAELTRKDPVAGANEYLEKFYYGPKNWTEYLELIGVGNLLDASRRGRSIYDD